Part of the Cohnella candidum genome, CCCGTCAGCAGGCAGATGCTGACCGCGGGCCGTTACTGGGTTTGCTTATTCCGCGGCATGAATCCGGATGAGGTCAAGAATGTCCGTGTCGTAAGGGAACTGCAGGCCATGAGCGCGGATCCCGGCAACTCGCTGCTGATCCATGCGTTGAAGTTCGACGGGGAGTTCGCGCCGATTGCGGACAAGCCCTACAAAATCGAGTTCATCGGCGACAGCATCACTTCGGGGGAAGGAACGGTCGGCGCCAAAGCGGAGGAAGATTGGATCCCGATGTGGTTCGGCGCGGTCCGCAACTATACGTATTTGACGGCCGAGGCGGTGGGTGCGGAATACCGGGTGCTTTCCCAGAGCGGGTGGGGCGTCCTGACGAGCTGGGACAATAATCCGAGGAACAATTTGCCGGATTACTACGAGAAGGTTTGCGGCCTGTTGACCGGCGACAAAAATGCGGCTCTGGGCGCGTTCGACGATTACGATTTCGGATCCTGGCAGCCGGATGTCGTGGTCGTGAATTTGGGGACCAACGACGGGTCCGCGTTTCAGACGCCGGAGTGGAAGGACGAGGCCACCGGCGAAAGCCATAAGCAGCGGCTGAACGAAGACGGCAGCTACCATGAAGAAGATTTGAAAGCTTTCGAGACGGCCGTCCGGCGTTTTCTTGCGAAGATCCGAAAGTATAATCCGAACGCGCGGATCGTGTGGGTTTACGGCATGCTGGGCATCCCGATGATGCCGGCGATCTACCGTGCCGTGGACGAGTATAAGAGAATGACGGGCGACGGTAACGTGTCCGTATTCCAGTTGCCGAATACGACTGCCGAAACGATGGGATCGCGGACGCACCCTGGCGTTCTCGCGCATGAAAAAGCGGCAGAAGAGCTGGCGCGGTATATTCAGGAGTTACTGCGGTAGGTTATGATGCTTTGGAGAGGAAAAAACCGGAAGGGTTGAATAACGCCATGCAACGGATTCGTTTTTTCTACAAAATGTTTCTGAGAGAACCGCTATGGTTCAAGGTGCTCGGTATTGTCTCCTTAGTCCTATCCATCCTGCTGAGCGGCTCACTCGTTTCGGACAGTGAATATGCTCAAAGCGCAGCCAAACTGGCCGCGGCGGTCTTCTTCGGTACGTGGGCGGTGAAAATGCGGAGGAATCAGCAGTTATTGATCGTGTTCAGCATCGTGGCCGCGCTATGTATCTACTTATCTTGGGATCATTTTCATATCGCGCAGCAAGAGGGGATGACGGAATGATCCGTTTCGGTTTGATCGGAGACTACGACCCGGAAGTGAAAGCCCACAGAGCCATCCCGGTCGCCCTGCAGTTGGCGGCGGAAGAGCTTGGCGTCGAGATCGCTTATGACTGGATCGCGACGCCGACGCTGGAACAAGACCATGAACGGAAGCTCGCCGATTATCAAGCGATCTGGACGGTCCCCGCGAGTCCGTATGCGAGCATGCAGGGCGCCTTGAACGGGATCCGTTACGCGCGGGAGCGGGGAATCCCCTTCCTCGGTACCTGCGGCGGATTCCAGCATATGGTCATCGAATATGCGAGGAACGTGTTGGGGCTGTCGGAAGCGGATCACGCGGAGGAGAATCCCGCGGCGTCCATGCTGCTTGTCGCACCTTTGACTTGCACGGTAAGCGAAACGACGAACACGTTCCGATTGGCAGCGGGTTCGCGGGTTGCCCGTATCTATGGTGCCGAGGAGACTACGGAGCAATATGGGACCTGTAATTACGGACTCAACCCGGAGTTCTCCCCGCTTTTGGAGAAGGGCGGATTACGGGTCGTCGGCGTGGATCCCGACGGGGAGACCCGGATCATGGAACTGGAAAGCCACCCTTTCTACGTCGGGGCTTTGTTCCAGCCGGAGCGCTCGGCTTTCCGGAACGTCGTGCATCCCTTAATCAGGGCGTATGTTCAGACGGCCGCCGGCCACGATTTTCGATACGAATGCCTTTATGTCCAAGAGGCGTCGGAAAACCCCTGGTCTTTGCCGCAGGCTGTTCTCCTTCGCGATACCGTAACGGGTGAAGTCCCGAGACTTCAAACCGAGGCGAAAGCGTATTGGGATGATCAAGCCCTCTATGTCCGCTTCGATTGCGAAGAAGATTATATCGTGGCGACCATGAACAACCGGGACGACCCTCTGTACGAGGAGGACGTCGTCGAAATTT contains:
- a CDS encoding SGNH/GDSL hydrolase family protein is translated as MKANDNLRTYALTDIAHMKVHGRTNGGLSLLPLFWTGSGVEFNAKGSELWIEIEADYDRYEPWIVILINSVPVSRQMLTAGRYWVCLFRGMNPDEVKNVRVVRELQAMSADPGNSLLIHALKFDGEFAPIADKPYKIEFIGDSITSGEGTVGAKAEEDWIPMWFGAVRNYTYLTAEAVGAEYRVLSQSGWGVLTSWDNNPRNNLPDYYEKVCGLLTGDKNAALGAFDDYDFGSWQPDVVVVNLGTNDGSAFQTPEWKDEATGESHKQRLNEDGSYHEEDLKAFETAVRRFLAKIRKYNPNARIVWVYGMLGIPMMPAIYRAVDEYKRMTGDGNVSVFQLPNTTAETMGSRTHPGVLAHEKAAEELARYIQELLR
- a CDS encoding carbohydrate-binding family 9-like protein, whose product is MIRFGLIGDYDPEVKAHRAIPVALQLAAEELGVEIAYDWIATPTLEQDHERKLADYQAIWTVPASPYASMQGALNGIRYARERGIPFLGTCGGFQHMVIEYARNVLGLSEADHAEENPAASMLLVAPLTCTVSETTNTFRLAAGSRVARIYGAEETTEQYGTCNYGLNPEFSPLLEKGGLRVVGVDPDGETRIMELESHPFYVGALFQPERSAFRNVVHPLIRAYVQTAAGHDFRYECLYVQEASENPWSLPQAVLLRDTVTGEVPRLQTEAKAYWDDQALYVRFDCEEDYIVATMNNRDDPLYEEDVVEIFIDPTGEGKRYFEFEVSPRNVVFDAIIHRDPDGRLQIDTAWNAENLETRVTQHSGKWSYEITIPFDALGFKPAPGTVWRWNLYRIDAEQDGNRQYWAWSPTGRVNFHVPQAFGELMFLP